In Oceanococcus sp. HetDA_MAG_MS8, the following are encoded in one genomic region:
- a CDS encoding helix-turn-helix transcriptional regulator: MAAPLDEFIRTIYRSGVDVPPAAFRQWALQELRHLVPFDAAIWGSGPASKPHFHTVTTVDVQPDFAQALEATMQDNPLLPAIIERPGVPISMDEVCPDRKFFRSALYQTTFKPFGIERILSSNNVEPRSGLHTLLTIYRFDRKQKFRAEEKALQSRAIYHLVHAASQAFFLALTRPLADAGREYGAVCDRAGVFHEVESGFLDLLENQSGKLAGNRLPFAVPAPGFDGCVDHVHIKAEAFDDLVLLRARPLSPLDGLTDRERDVVEQVCEGLSAKAIGRDLGLAPSTVSTHLYRAYRKLGVESRTALAHMVKKLR, from the coding sequence ATGGCGGCCCCTTTGGACGAATTCATACGCACGATTTACCGCTCTGGAGTCGATGTTCCACCCGCGGCTTTTCGGCAATGGGCTCTACAGGAGCTACGGCACTTAGTTCCCTTTGATGCTGCGATTTGGGGCTCTGGCCCCGCCAGTAAACCGCATTTTCATACGGTCACCACTGTGGATGTGCAACCGGACTTTGCCCAGGCCTTGGAGGCCACCATGCAGGACAACCCCCTGCTGCCCGCCATTATCGAGCGCCCTGGCGTGCCCATTTCTATGGACGAGGTCTGTCCGGATCGCAAGTTTTTCCGCAGTGCGCTTTACCAGACCACCTTCAAGCCCTTTGGCATCGAACGCATTTTGTCCTCGAATAATGTGGAGCCACGCAGCGGTCTGCATACCTTATTGACCATTTACCGCTTTGACCGCAAACAAAAATTTCGTGCGGAAGAAAAGGCGCTGCAAAGTCGTGCGATCTACCATCTGGTGCATGCGGCTTCGCAGGCCTTTTTCCTGGCGTTAACGCGGCCTCTTGCTGATGCGGGTCGTGAGTACGGCGCTGTGTGTGATCGGGCCGGGGTTTTTCACGAAGTGGAAAGCGGCTTTTTAGACCTGTTGGAAAATCAGAGCGGCAAACTAGCGGGCAACCGTTTGCCCTTTGCTGTTCCCGCCCCTGGCTTTGATGGCTGTGTGGATCATGTGCATATCAAGGCCGAAGCCTTTGATGATTTGGTGCTACTGCGTGCGCGCCCTTTGAGCCCTCTGGATGGCCTTACCGATCGTGAGCGCGATGTGGTGGAGCAGGTCTGTGAGGGCTTGTCGGCGAAGGCCATCGGCCGAGATCTGGGCTTGGCGCCATCCACCGTGTCTACACATTTGTATCGGGCGTATCGCAAACTCGGGGTGGAAAGCCGCACCGCATTGGCCCATATGGTGAAAAAGCTCCGTTAG
- the dnaX gene encoding DNA polymerase III subunit gamma/tau has protein sequence MSYVSLARKWRPSRFADLVGQSVVRTALENALSRGQVHQVLLFTGTRGVGKTTIARILARCLNCEAHPGPAAEPCGECSSCKAIDEGRFPDLFEIDAASRTKVDDTRELLDNIPYAPVRGRVKVYLIDEVHMLSKSSFNALLKTLEEPPPHVQFLLATTDPHKLPVTVISRCLQFHLSRIPLELMTSRLEQICAAEGVVADADGLLRVARAGDGSLRDALSLLDQAIAFGGGQVQGEVVAKMLGSIERSDILQILDALQARDAQAALGVVEQCTEQGLDLANVLAELARAWQSLALAQVLPESARDPETVSPELAARAPHFAPADVQVMYQIACHARRDLDWAPDPRSGLEMAILRMLAFLPEAASGSAAPGNSGAGEASSASPSVAAPQADASLQAAVPLASTPASPPDDPPSPVSTPESSLPETQPTPAPQASAAPGVDPQQIGSLEQQFRDLPHVKAFDAHFGPGLSVRNVHARAEGDSLAPTPPTH, from the coding sequence ATGTCATATGTCTCATTAGCGCGAAAGTGGCGGCCGTCCCGATTTGCTGATTTGGTCGGACAATCAGTGGTGCGCACCGCTTTGGAAAATGCTTTATCCCGCGGTCAGGTCCACCAAGTTCTACTGTTTACCGGAACCCGCGGTGTGGGCAAAACCACCATCGCTCGGATCCTGGCGCGTTGCCTGAATTGTGAAGCCCATCCCGGCCCTGCAGCGGAGCCGTGCGGAGAATGCAGCTCCTGTAAGGCGATTGACGAGGGACGCTTTCCAGACTTGTTCGAAATTGACGCTGCCTCCAGAACGAAGGTGGACGACACCCGCGAACTGCTGGACAACATTCCCTACGCGCCTGTGCGGGGGCGGGTCAAGGTGTACCTCATTGACGAGGTTCACATGCTCTCCAAAAGTTCTTTCAACGCGCTGCTGAAAACTTTGGAAGAGCCGCCACCGCATGTGCAGTTCTTATTAGCGACTACAGATCCACATAAGCTGCCGGTGACGGTGATCTCTCGCTGTTTGCAGTTCCATCTGTCACGCATTCCCTTGGAGTTGATGACCAGCCGACTGGAGCAGATCTGTGCGGCTGAAGGTGTTGTTGCAGACGCCGATGGTTTGCTGCGCGTTGCTCGCGCTGGGGACGGGAGTTTGCGCGATGCCTTGTCATTGTTGGATCAAGCCATTGCCTTTGGTGGCGGGCAGGTGCAAGGCGAGGTGGTTGCGAAAATGCTCGGCAGCATCGAGCGCAGCGATATTCTGCAAATTCTCGATGCGCTACAGGCCCGTGACGCTCAGGCTGCTTTAGGGGTTGTAGAGCAATGCACCGAGCAGGGTTTGGATTTAGCCAATGTGTTGGCTGAGCTCGCCCGCGCCTGGCAGAGCCTGGCTTTGGCTCAGGTCCTTCCTGAATCCGCGCGTGACCCTGAGACGGTGAGCCCAGAACTTGCAGCGCGGGCACCCCATTTCGCCCCTGCGGATGTCCAGGTGATGTACCAAATTGCCTGTCATGCCCGGCGGGACCTGGACTGGGCACCAGACCCCCGCAGTGGGTTGGAAATGGCCATCTTGCGGATGTTGGCTTTTTTGCCAGAGGCTGCCTCCGGCAGTGCCGCTCCAGGAAACTCCGGAGCTGGGGAGGCGTCTTCAGCCTCGCCTTCAGTCGCGGCGCCGCAGGCCGATGCCTCCTTACAGGCCGCGGTGCCGCTGGCGAGCACACCGGCGTCGCCGCCGGACGATCCACCCAGTCCAGTCTCTACGCCAGAGTCATCGCTGCCAGAGACACAGCCCACTCCGGCCCCACAGGCCAGTGCTGCGCCCGGTGTGGACCCACAGCAAATCGGCAGTCTGGAGCAGCAGTTCCGAGACTTGCCGCATGTCAAAGCCTTTGATGCGCATTTTGGCCCCGGTTTAAGTGTGCGCAATGTGCATGCACGGGCCGAGGGCGACAGTCTTGCGCCCACACCCCCCACTCATTAA
- a CDS encoding YbaB/EbfC family nucleoid-associated protein has protein sequence MKGAIGQLMQQAQQMQKKMQSVQAELADMEITGEAGGGMVKVTLNGKHEGRRVQIDPSLFEEDKDLIEDLVAAAITDAARKLSVASQEKMQEATGGLNLPPGMNPFG, from the coding sequence ATGAAAGGTGCCATTGGTCAGCTGATGCAACAAGCGCAGCAGATGCAAAAGAAAATGCAATCCGTGCAGGCCGAATTGGCCGATATGGAAATTACTGGCGAAGCCGGTGGTGGCATGGTCAAAGTGACCCTCAACGGCAAACACGAAGGTCGCCGGGTACAAATTGATCCTAGCCTTTTTGAAGAAGATAAAGATCTCATCGAGGATCTGGTGGCCGCGGCCATTACTGATGCGGCACGAAAACTAAGCGTTGCCAGCCAAGAGAAAATGCAGGAAGCCACAGGCGGTCTGAATCTGCCGCCAGGCATGAATCCCTTCGGCTGA
- the recR gene encoding recombination mediator RecR, whose protein sequence is MIYPAALEQLIQALRALPGVGQKSAQRMAFSLLSRKREAADELAQALQLALRDIRRCSQCRLYADAELCRVCASEQRDRELLCVVETDADVAAIEAGTGYNGLYFVLGGHLSPLDGIGPAELGLDLYARRLREEPLREVILATNPTVEGEATAQYLAELAAMSKISVTRIAHGVPVGGELEYVDGSTLAHAFSGRRGWQQPGAAGES, encoded by the coding sequence ATGATCTATCCAGCGGCGCTAGAGCAGCTCATACAGGCTCTACGGGCTTTGCCCGGCGTTGGCCAAAAGTCGGCCCAGCGTATGGCCTTTAGTCTGCTATCGCGCAAGCGTGAAGCAGCGGATGAACTGGCGCAGGCGTTGCAGTTAGCACTGCGTGACATTCGTCGCTGTAGTCAATGTCGGCTCTACGCAGATGCGGAGCTGTGCCGAGTGTGTGCCTCCGAACAGCGTGACCGCGAACTTCTGTGTGTGGTGGAAACCGATGCCGACGTAGCAGCCATCGAGGCGGGCACGGGGTACAACGGTTTGTATTTTGTACTTGGTGGGCATCTGTCCCCACTGGATGGGATAGGGCCAGCGGAGCTTGGCCTGGACCTTTATGCGCGGCGCTTACGCGAAGAACCCTTGCGCGAAGTGATCTTAGCTACGAACCCCACTGTTGAGGGAGAGGCTACAGCGCAGTACCTCGCAGAACTGGCAGCAATGTCGAAGATCTCGGTCACCCGCATTGCGCACGGTGTGCCCGTTGGTGGTGAATTGGAGTACGTGGACGGTTCGACGCTGGCGCATGCATTTAGCGGCCGGCGCGGCTGGCAACAGCCTGGCGCGGCTGGCGAGTCCTGA
- a CDS encoding acyl-CoA thioesterase, producing MDWDLPQPFVWSVQVPPSAIDIMGHVNNVQYLQWLERCAWEHTQHLGLSWERYQELGCGVVAIRHEIDYLRPAFASEVLEVGTWCTANDGRLRLRRQYQIIRPADGSTLVRAQTDWVCVDLASGRPRRMPDEFKTAYRPVSTPEVASGDRLEDEQGPQDTPAGP from the coding sequence ATGGATTGGGATCTACCGCAGCCCTTTGTGTGGTCAGTACAGGTGCCACCGAGCGCCATTGACATCATGGGCCACGTGAACAATGTGCAGTATCTACAGTGGCTGGAGCGCTGCGCTTGGGAGCATACCCAGCATTTGGGGCTGAGTTGGGAGCGTTACCAAGAGCTCGGCTGTGGCGTTGTGGCTATTCGTCATGAAATTGATTACTTGCGCCCGGCGTTTGCGAGCGAAGTCCTGGAGGTCGGCACTTGGTGTACTGCGAACGACGGCCGTCTGCGTCTGCGTCGCCAATACCAAATTATTCGTCCCGCGGATGGCAGCACCCTAGTCCGCGCTCAAACCGACTGGGTGTGCGTGGATTTAGCCAGCGGACGGCCCCGGCGCATGCCAGACGAGTTCAAGACGGCTTACCGGCCGGTGTCAACGCCAGAGGTCGCCAGTGGAGATCGTCTAGAGGACGAACAAGGCCCGCAGGACACACCTGCGGGCCCGTGA
- a CDS encoding DUF1302 domain-containing protein: MKFVKLTTIAGLVIASNAQALEFEAFGSNFLLLNNLSVGAAMRLEDPDPELYAISNTNSKGEPGTLYSNNSDDGNLSFEQGDLISSAIKLTSRLEGGWRNFGISIRGSGLYDPTLHNKEFFDERDYVGPPTRTQTPADLERKRDTVQSHVGLDADLLEAFLSASFEIGDRFLTMRLGKQVINWGETTFIQHGLNSLISADTSQLHVPGWEIEEIYIPSNMLWGSIDITRNLSMRAFYQFEWNETLIDPVGTFFSTNDFVGRGGTSAELGLGQCEEYSAPGQCVFAPGGTSIPRNPDNRARDGDQGGVALSYFLEALGGTEVSVYAANFHSRLPLISGQATIAGFEGVPGTASYFIEYPEDIKLYGLSFNTQLPIGGIALQGEYSLKQDQPLQLDEIELLVGGLRTPLPSQVGPFAPGEYLQGWRRHDVSQYVLSGSKIIGPTSWLGTDQTVLLLEAAATQVHSFPDEDELRYEGPNTVLPADPLVAGALGTPTQDGGYAEAFSWGYRALARMSYNNVFNRYNINPTLVYSHDVRGTAPLPVANFVEDRKQVVVRVDAVYQNNWTMRLAYTNFFGAGVFNQLGDRDNVALSLSYTF; encoded by the coding sequence ATGAAATTTGTAAAACTAACCACCATCGCCGGCCTAGTCATCGCATCCAATGCCCAGGCACTGGAGTTCGAAGCCTTCGGTTCCAACTTTCTGTTGCTGAATAACCTCAGTGTGGGTGCAGCCATGCGACTGGAGGACCCCGACCCAGAGCTATACGCCATCAGCAATACCAACAGCAAAGGCGAGCCGGGCACGCTGTATTCCAACAACAGTGACGACGGCAACCTCTCCTTCGAGCAGGGCGATCTGATCAGCAGCGCCATTAAGCTCACCAGCCGACTCGAGGGTGGGTGGAGAAATTTTGGTATCTCTATCCGCGGCAGTGGTCTCTACGACCCCACCTTGCACAACAAAGAATTTTTTGATGAGCGCGACTATGTAGGCCCGCCGACTCGGACTCAGACGCCAGCAGACCTGGAGCGCAAGCGTGACACGGTGCAATCGCATGTTGGTCTGGACGCCGACCTGCTCGAGGCGTTTCTTTCTGCCAGTTTCGAGATAGGCGACCGATTCTTAACCATGCGTCTTGGTAAGCAGGTGATCAACTGGGGCGAGACCACCTTCATCCAACATGGTCTCAACAGCCTGATTAGTGCCGACACCAGTCAATTGCACGTCCCTGGCTGGGAAATTGAGGAGATATACATCCCCTCCAACATGCTTTGGGGCAGTATTGATATCACGCGAAACCTGAGCATGCGTGCCTTCTACCAGTTTGAATGGAACGAAACCCTGATTGACCCTGTTGGCACCTTCTTTAGTACCAATGATTTCGTCGGTCGAGGCGGAACCTCGGCGGAACTTGGCCTGGGTCAGTGTGAAGAATATTCGGCGCCCGGCCAATGTGTCTTCGCTCCAGGTGGTACCAGTATCCCGCGCAATCCGGATAATCGGGCGCGTGATGGCGATCAAGGTGGTGTGGCGCTGTCCTACTTCCTCGAGGCCTTGGGCGGCACGGAGGTGAGCGTGTACGCGGCGAATTTTCATAGCCGCCTCCCGCTAATCAGCGGCCAGGCCACTATTGCTGGCTTTGAAGGCGTCCCCGGCACCGCAAGTTATTTCATTGAGTACCCAGAGGACATCAAACTCTACGGGCTATCGTTCAATACCCAGCTGCCCATTGGCGGCATCGCCTTGCAAGGTGAATATAGCCTCAAACAAGATCAGCCCTTGCAGCTCGATGAAATCGAACTCTTGGTGGGTGGTTTACGGACACCCCTACCCTCTCAAGTGGGGCCCTTCGCGCCTGGGGAGTACCTGCAGGGCTGGCGCCGCCATGACGTGAGTCAGTATGTGCTGTCGGGTTCTAAGATCATCGGCCCTACCAGTTGGTTAGGCACCGATCAAACCGTTCTCTTGCTAGAAGCCGCCGCCACCCAGGTGCATTCCTTCCCGGATGAGGATGAACTGCGTTACGAGGGTCCCAACACGGTGTTGCCAGCCGATCCCCTCGTGGCGGGTGCACTGGGCACGCCAACGCAAGACGGTGGCTATGCTGAGGCCTTCTCCTGGGGCTACCGCGCCTTGGCGCGAATGTCTTACAACAACGTTTTTAACCGCTACAACATTAACCCCACGCTGGTGTACTCGCATGACGTGCGGGGGACCGCACCGCTACCCGTAGCCAACTTTGTCGAAGACCGCAAGCAAGTCGTAGTGCGGGTCGACGCCGTTTATCAGAACAATTGGACCATGCGCTTGGCCTACACCAATTTCTTCGGTGCCGGGGTCTTTAATCAGCTTGGCGACCGGGACAATGTGGCATTGTCCCTGAGCTATACCTTCTAG
- a CDS encoding alpha/beta fold hydrolase: MRRQYAAAAIAAIFLFGCSTEDEGRTAFGPKPLFDPIVLPTSSTGSAIVPLPFDGLFGTDTDASDDDPTAAEIDNNFDGTLNLHPLLGDASLVGPGLVDGWSTSANLFFDMVGPVDVDAASNGIRIFDTGSQSELEPGVDFVVQASAVIRGRTRLIVHWLRPLNESTRYLVGITSNLRSPAGEPALENEVFALLRSETPVSEQSSSILLSLTRAGREADIAVLQGLQQQLIGPVVEGLVGLSQALPSSRGAIARNDIVLAWSFTTQSISPSLRGLADQAQAQTIGVQDSGLNLSQALSGDPTMPAPLPRDADVYAGFLQLPYYLSDSTQVPEEGQRVENILTTFWVNDGNQNAGATHPGLGAPCPALQRPTSTTICFPDPQQRSVQTVPVLLTRPEGSMPAGGWPTVIFIHGITGDRSNMFGIAPALSAAGFVTIAIDQPLHGVAPGSLLRVPGTTERTFDADMDQDGSVDDSGSHFINLTSLATSRDNLRQAAIDQLHLLASLGNVRLGLDGSETLNTEQVRLVGHSLGGIVGTTTLALTADIGAATLAMPGGGIAKLLDGSQTFGPVIAAGLEDNGVLEGTDNYENFLRIAQLVSDPGDPINWAARAAEEHPIHLIEVAGDAVVPNHVVGNPEAIVDGFLSGTQPLVAAMSLATTDVDIPVSSATVIGGPQHVFFNSGTHSSIVLPAGDPASDPVYLEMQNQTVQFLASNGACLPIGTNCPAPQ, encoded by the coding sequence ATGAGGAGACAATATGCAGCTGCGGCAATCGCGGCTATTTTTCTATTCGGCTGTAGTACCGAGGATGAAGGTCGAACCGCGTTCGGCCCTAAGCCCCTGTTTGATCCCATAGTGCTGCCCACCAGTAGCACGGGCTCAGCCATTGTGCCCCTCCCCTTTGATGGGCTGTTCGGCACCGATACAGATGCCAGTGACGACGATCCCACAGCGGCTGAGATCGATAACAATTTTGACGGTACATTGAACCTGCACCCATTGCTTGGGGATGCCTCCTTAGTCGGTCCTGGACTTGTGGACGGCTGGTCCACCTCGGCTAACTTGTTCTTTGACATGGTGGGCCCAGTGGACGTTGATGCCGCCAGCAATGGCATTCGCATCTTCGACACCGGCAGCCAAAGCGAACTCGAACCTGGGGTGGACTTTGTGGTGCAGGCCTCCGCAGTCATTCGCGGAAGGACACGACTCATCGTCCACTGGCTACGCCCCTTGAACGAATCAACGCGCTATCTGGTGGGCATTACCAGTAATCTGCGCTCACCGGCGGGTGAGCCCGCCTTGGAAAACGAGGTTTTCGCACTACTCCGCAGCGAGACTCCTGTGAGCGAGCAAAGCAGTAGCATTCTGCTGTCTCTCACCCGTGCCGGACGCGAGGCGGATATCGCTGTGCTCCAAGGCTTGCAACAGCAACTCATCGGGCCTGTGGTGGAGGGATTAGTCGGCCTGAGCCAGGCATTGCCCAGCAGTCGCGGAGCCATTGCGCGCAACGACATTGTCTTGGCCTGGTCCTTTACCACTCAGTCCATCTCGCCCAGCCTACGTGGCTTGGCTGACCAAGCTCAAGCACAAACTATCGGCGTCCAAGACTCGGGTCTGAACCTATCCCAAGCACTCTCTGGGGACCCGACCATGCCGGCACCGCTGCCCCGAGACGCAGATGTCTACGCGGGCTTTCTACAGTTGCCTTACTACCTGAGCGACAGCACGCAGGTCCCCGAAGAGGGGCAGCGCGTGGAGAACATCTTGACCACCTTCTGGGTGAACGACGGCAATCAAAATGCCGGTGCGACTCACCCCGGTCTCGGTGCACCCTGCCCAGCGCTACAGCGCCCAACCAGCACCACTATTTGCTTCCCCGACCCACAGCAACGTTCGGTGCAAACAGTGCCGGTGCTACTGACCCGGCCTGAGGGCAGCATGCCCGCGGGCGGCTGGCCCACGGTCATCTTCATCCATGGCATCACTGGCGACCGCAGCAATATGTTTGGCATTGCGCCAGCATTGTCGGCGGCCGGTTTTGTCACCATCGCCATCGACCAGCCTTTACATGGCGTAGCTCCAGGCAGCCTATTGCGCGTTCCCGGAACCACCGAACGTACTTTCGATGCGGACATGGACCAGGATGGCAGTGTCGATGACTCCGGCAGCCACTTCATCAACCTCACCAGCCTAGCCACCTCCAGAGACAATTTGCGCCAGGCCGCTATTGACCAGCTCCACCTATTGGCGTCGCTGGGCAATGTCCGCCTAGGACTAGACGGTAGCGAGACCCTCAACACGGAGCAGGTGCGCCTTGTAGGCCATTCGCTGGGCGGAATCGTTGGCACCACAACGCTGGCACTCACTGCTGACATCGGCGCTGCCACACTCGCCATGCCCGGCGGTGGTATTGCCAAGCTCCTAGATGGCTCTCAAACCTTTGGGCCCGTCATCGCCGCCGGCCTTGAGGACAATGGGGTTCTCGAGGGAACCGATAACTATGAAAACTTCCTACGCATCGCCCAGTTAGTCAGTGACCCTGGCGACCCCATCAACTGGGCTGCACGGGCTGCTGAAGAGCACCCTATTCACCTGATTGAAGTTGCCGGCGATGCCGTAGTTCCAAACCATGTCGTCGGCAACCCCGAAGCCATCGTCGATGGTTTCCTTTCTGGCACGCAGCCCCTCGTTGCCGCCATGAGTTTGGCAACCACCGACGTGGATATTCCGGTGAGTTCTGCCACGGTCATTGGTGGCCCACAGCATGTGTTCTTCAATAGTGGGACTCATTCCAGCATCGTTCTCCCGGCGGGCGACCCAGCGAGTGACCCGGTATACCTGGAAATGCAAAACCAGACAGTGCAATTCCTGGCCAGCAATGGTGCCTGCTTACCCATTGGCACCAACTGCCCTGCGCCGCAATAA
- a CDS encoding Crp/Fnr family transcriptional regulator — protein sequence MSVERLGCTESTGRHTVVSGHDYQHALCWQCSHFVSEGKIMRGQAAVTLFQSLPPEVLAKLALVGTLKTFADRQLICSRGALDRELNIVEQGAVRVSNVDLEGKRTETAILEPGDSFGEFTLLAGTPRFFDFYAHGQTHIRCINKRQFDALMQEDGAFRDGVLSMLTHRLLSAVSIIEDMRRLPLPAQLAKFLVHCAERQDDQHWQYRGTQADLADALGVSRVAIGQALKVLQKQSLVRTGYGCVHLVNKARLQSWLTKQSSWA from the coding sequence ATGAGCGTAGAGCGGCTAGGCTGCACGGAATCCACAGGGCGGCACACGGTGGTGTCGGGCCACGACTACCAGCATGCGTTGTGCTGGCAGTGCTCCCATTTCGTAAGCGAAGGAAAAATTATGCGCGGCCAAGCGGCAGTCACACTCTTTCAATCCTTGCCGCCAGAAGTGCTGGCGAAGCTCGCGTTGGTCGGCACGCTAAAGACCTTTGCCGACAGGCAGTTAATTTGCAGTCGTGGAGCGCTGGATAGAGAGCTCAATATTGTGGAGCAGGGCGCCGTGCGGGTGAGTAATGTCGATCTAGAGGGGAAACGGACAGAAACCGCGATCTTGGAGCCTGGCGATAGCTTCGGAGAGTTCACTTTATTGGCGGGTACGCCACGTTTCTTCGATTTTTATGCCCATGGCCAAACCCATATTCGTTGCATCAACAAACGGCAGTTCGATGCTTTAATGCAAGAAGACGGTGCTTTTCGCGATGGGGTGTTGAGCATGCTGACCCATCGTCTACTGAGCGCAGTGAGCATTATTGAGGACATGCGGCGGTTGCCCTTGCCGGCGCAGTTAGCCAAGTTCTTGGTGCACTGTGCTGAAAGGCAGGATGATCAGCATTGGCAATACCGAGGCACGCAAGCAGACCTGGCCGACGCTCTGGGCGTCTCTCGGGTCGCCATCGGCCAGGCGCTCAAGGTTTTGCAGAAGCAAAGCCTCGTCCGCACGGGCTATGGCTGCGTGCATCTTGTGAACAAAGCTCGGTTGCAAAGCTGGCTGACGAAGCAGTCCAGCTGGGCTTAG
- a CDS encoding sterol desaturase family protein, with protein MKPEIVLLIGIFALFALAEAWRTGLLHKPGQRRKDVTVELIGSVVLLAVTQPLVLFSAGLLMGWLTPGLDNALAQTSIWLQCGLLLIFDDMAQYWWHRWSHTLPWLYKLHRPHHDAPYMSVRIVYRNNIFYYLLMPSLWFSGALIYLGLGPVYAVYLVIKLTIIYGAHCDVRWDAPLYRIPWLAPIMWVVERTISTPATHSAHHGRHLSDGVTHYKGNFGNLLFFWDVLFGTAKITRRYPPEFGVENLPEAGVGEQLLWPLVPSQRRSSLSHDEQQTASI; from the coding sequence ATGAAACCCGAAATTGTTCTGCTCATTGGCATTTTTGCCCTCTTTGCCTTGGCGGAAGCCTGGCGCACAGGCCTGCTCCACAAACCGGGCCAACGCCGCAAGGATGTCACGGTTGAGCTCATTGGTTCGGTTGTCTTATTGGCTGTGACGCAGCCCCTGGTACTGTTTAGCGCGGGGCTACTCATGGGCTGGCTGACCCCTGGGCTCGACAACGCTCTGGCCCAGACTTCCATTTGGCTGCAGTGTGGCCTGCTGCTGATTTTCGATGACATGGCTCAGTACTGGTGGCATCGCTGGTCGCACACACTTCCCTGGCTGTATAAGTTGCACCGCCCGCATCACGATGCCCCCTACATGAGTGTGCGCATTGTCTATCGCAACAATATTTTCTACTACTTGCTCATGCCCAGCTTGTGGTTTTCTGGCGCTTTGATTTATCTGGGCTTGGGGCCTGTTTACGCCGTGTATTTGGTGATTAAGCTCACCATTATTTACGGCGCGCACTGCGATGTGCGCTGGGATGCCCCCTTGTATCGCATCCCTTGGCTGGCGCCCATCATGTGGGTGGTGGAGCGCACCATCTCCACGCCCGCAACCCACTCCGCGCATCATGGTCGACACTTAAGTGATGGCGTGACGCACTACAAAGGCAACTTTGGAAATCTGTTGTTTTTTTGGGACGTGCTTTTTGGTACCGCCAAAATTACGCGCCGTTATCCGCCGGAGTTTGGCGTAGAAAACCTGCCGGAGGCCGGAGTGGGTGAGCAGTTGCTCTGGCCGCTAGTGCCTTCGCAGCGCCGGTCGAGCCTCAGCCATGATGAACAACAGACCGCCTCTATATGA
- a CDS encoding NAD(P)H-dependent oxidoreductase: MTIGIIVGSMQAHSNSAKVGRYLADQLQNRGQASLTLDLGREPLPLWGSMAPAQTRSHSERLEALTTELAACEGFVVISPEYHGMAPAALKNAFLHFGSTVFAHKPGYLVGVSAGNGGAYPIAELRMSSTKNHRLCYTPEHCIVRHADQVLNGELDPEHQEDARIRNRLNYGLDILLEYAKALTLVRQSGVVDHAQFANGM; encoded by the coding sequence ATGACTATCGGCATTATCGTTGGCTCCATGCAGGCCCATTCCAATAGCGCCAAAGTCGGGCGTTACCTTGCTGATCAACTGCAAAATCGCGGGCAGGCCAGCCTGACGCTGGATTTGGGTCGCGAGCCCTTGCCGCTGTGGGGCAGTATGGCCCCAGCGCAGACACGCAGCCACAGTGAGCGGCTGGAGGCGCTGACCACCGAGCTGGCCGCTTGTGAAGGCTTTGTCGTGATTAGCCCGGAATATCACGGTATGGCCCCAGCCGCACTCAAAAATGCGTTTTTGCATTTTGGCAGCACAGTGTTTGCGCACAAGCCTGGGTATTTGGTCGGTGTATCGGCGGGCAACGGCGGGGCCTATCCCATTGCCGAACTGCGCATGAGTAGCACCAAAAATCATCGCCTGTGCTACACGCCGGAGCATTGCATCGTCCGCCATGCCGATCAGGTCCTGAATGGCGAGCTCGACCCCGAGCATCAAGAGGATGCGCGCATTCGCAATCGCCTTAACTACGGCCTAGACATTCTGCTGGAGTACGCCAAGGCGCTGACCTTAGTGCGCCAAAGTGGTGTGGTCGACCATGCTCAGTTTGCCAATGGCATGTAG